The Comamonas sp. 26 DNA window TTGATGGCTTGCGTGTTTTACTCGAAGAAACACGCTAACTTTTCATATTGTGAAATTGCCTTTTGCGTGAGAAAACGCACAGACGGCTCCCGGGATAACACGCATAGTTCAGCCATACCGCTGCTAAGCCATCAAGCCTTGCAGCTTTTACGATTGAAAGGATTGATATGCGCTCCGCTACCCGTTTGTTGACTGCCCTTGTTCTGACCGCCAGCGCCGCCGCTGCCATGGCTCAGGGCATGCCCCAGAATGCTGCTGCACCCAGCAAAAGCCGTGCCGAAGTGAAGGCTGATCTGGAGATGTACCAGCGTTCCGGCCTGGGCTATCTGCCCTCACCTGCGGCTTATATCGAAGTCGAGTCCAGCGCCGAATACCGCAAGGCTTATGCCGAGTATCAGCGCCTGCTGGCCAGCCCCGCTTACCAAGAAGCGGTGGCCAAGTACCAGTCGGGTGCCAAATAAGCCTGAGGTGATAGAGATCGTTACTTTGGTGGATGCGCGCTGAAGGCTTGATGTCTGCAGCGCGCTTTTTTATGGCAGCAATATCGCCCCAATGGATATAGCAAGTTTGATAGCATTCAGCGCTTATTGATACTGCGCTTGCAGGCGATTTGACTTGAAAACCGTTCTTGACTTCACCGCACCCAGACAGGCCGATGCCGCCCGCCTGCAGCATGGCTTTGGCGCGCCTGAAAAAGTCCTGCAGGCGCACAGGCCTGAGGACGTAGCCGCCGTGCTGGAGGCCGTGCAGCAAGCCGCCGAACAAGGCCAATGGTGCGTGGGCTGGCTGGCGTATGAAGCCGCCAGCGCCTTTGATGCTGCCTATGCCCAGACTGTGCACAGCGCAGTGCCCGGCCAGCCACTGGCCTGGTTTGGCGTACATGCCGCTCCGCAGGGGGCGCAAGCCGCGCCTAAGCCCCTGCCCACCCCAGCCGTGCAGTGGCAAACCGCCTTGAGTCGCGAGCAGTTTGATGCGCATATTGCGCGCATTCATGCTGCCATTGCCGCTGGTGAGTGCTATCAAATTAATTACACCGCCCCTTTGTCTGCAAAGCTTGAGGGGGCAGATTCTCTCAATTCCTCCGCGCTGGCTCAGGCCCTGTTTGCACGCCTGCAGCAGGCCCAGCCCGGCGGCTATGCCGCGCTGGTGGACAGTGGCAATATGCAGGTGCTGTCCGTATCGCCCGAGTTGTTTTTTGACTGGGATGGCGAGCAGATTCTGACTCGCCCCATGAAGGGCACAGCCGCGCGTGGTCAGACGCCCGAGGCCGATGTGCTGGCTGCGCAGACCATGCGCGAGTCTGTCAAAGAGCGGGCCGAGAACGTGATGATTGTAGACTTGCTGCGCAACGACCTCTCGCGCATCGCCGAGCCGCATAGCGTGAAGGTGCCGCAGCTGTTTCAGGTGCAGGCCCTGCCAGCGGTCTGGCAGATGACGTCTGATGTGGTTGCGCGCACCCGCGCCGGCGTGCGGCTGGTCGATGTGTTTGGCGCGCTGTTCCCTTGCGGCTCCATCACTGGTGCGCCCAAGCGCCAAGCCATGCGGCTGATCCGCGAGCTGGAGCCCCAGCCGCGCGGTGTGTACTGCGGGGCGCTGGGCGTGGTACGGCCGGGCTCTGCACCTGGGCGCATTCATGCGACCTTCAATGTGCCTATTCGCACCGTGGTGCTGCAAGCCGGGCAGTTGAGCTGCGGCATTGGCAGCGGAATTACGGCCAGCGCCAACGCGGGCGATGAATGGATGGAGTGGCAGCACAAGCAGGTTTTTCTGCGCGGGCTGGAAGAGGCAGGCCAGGGGTAAAGCATGAATACGCATTTTGAAATTCTCGAAACGCTGGCCCTCAAAGATGGCCGCTGGCAGAACTGGCCGCTGCACTGGGCACGGCTGCAGATTACAGCCCACCACTTTCGATACCCGCTGATGCAAATGCAGCTGGAAAGCGATATGGCCCAGTTGGCACAAAAGCATGCTGAGGGGCATTGGCGTGTGCGGCTGGCGCTGTCCGTCACCGGTGCGGTGCAGTTCACGGTGGTGCAGCTCTTGCCCAGCGCCGAACCGGTGAAGCTGCAGCTGGCCCGCCAGCCCATCTTGAATGCGGTGGCGCAAAGCGATGTGGTGCGCTTCAAGACTTCGGTGCGCCACCATTACGAGGTGTTTGAGCCCAAAAGCACAGAGGTGTTTGATACCGTGCTGTTCAATGAAAACGGCCAGATCACCGAGGGCACGCGCGGCAACATTGCCATGCAGCTGGATGGTCAGTGGGTGACCCCGGCACTGCAATGCGGTTTGCTGCCGGGCGTGGGCCGCGCGCTTGCGCTGTCCCAAGGGCGGCTGGTTGAAAAAGTGATTGTGATTGATGACCTGCGCCGCGTTACAGGCTGGGCGTTTGTCAATAGCCTGCGTGGCTGGCTGGATGCACGTTTGATTGCATAGCCCGGGTTTGTTATCGTGGGTGCCTCTGCCAACCGGGAGGAGTCTGAACCATGGAAGACGACGACTTTGATGCGCTCTATCTGGACTTGATGAAAGAGTTCCTGTCTACCGCCACCCCCGTGCAGTGGCTGGCCGTGGTCACCACCATGAACTACGACAACGGCAGCGCGCTGCCGGACTGGATCAGCAAGTATCCCAAGCTGGAGCCCGCAGTGGCCAAGGCGCTGTACTGGTACCAGCAGCCTGGCTACTTTCAGCATTACGCATCGCAGGACAAGGTGCCCAGCATCAATCAAAAGGGCTGGGCGCGAGTGCAGGCCCTGAGCCAGCGCTTTGCAGATGGTAATCTGGCCCCCGCCACCATTGGCTGGGACCCGGCCAATGACCTGGCATCCCCCACGGGCAACGAAAAGCATCCCGGCTATGACTGGACCAGTGAGGCCGTCAAGGGCAGCGATGCCATGTGGGCCATTCCCGCCATCATGCTTGAAGCCGTACCTGGAACGCAGCCCGATATCTACGCCTATGTCGATGAGCAAGGCTGGGAAGACGGCATGCCACCTCATGTGCAGGACGAGCTCAATGCCGCCATGGATGGGGAAGAGGAAGATCCTGAAGACTAAGTTGAAACTGTGCCTTGGGTATCTTTAATTGATACCCGTTGAGAAATATGGCTGGCTGATCGTTTGATTTTCATACTATCCATTCACCGCAACTTTTGAGGCAAGACCATGAACTCCCAAGCCGTTTCAAGCCACAAGCCTTCTTCTGCCTTTATCGGCGCTTCCTGGGCTGCGCTGCTGCTGGGTATCGCTGCCTTCATGGCCGGGTTGTGGAATGCCAATATGCAGCTCAATGAAAAAGGCTTCTATTTCGCTGTACTGGTGCTGGGCTTGTACTCGGCCATCTCTTTGCAAAAGGTGGTGCGTGACCGGCTGGAAGGCGTAGCCGTGACCGGCATTTACTACGGCATCAGCTGGGTGGCGCTGCTGATTGCGGTGCTGCTGCTGGGCACGGGCTTGTTCAACGCCACGCTGCAGCTGAGCGAAAAAGGCTTTTACGGCATGGCTTTTGCGCTGGCCTTGTTTGGTGCCATTGCCGTGCAGAAGAACACCCGCGACAACCTGGGTGCGGAGGATGAAACCTCAGGCTTCAAGCGCAGCAAGGTTGAACGCAACGGCCCCACGCTGGTGACCACAGACCCTGCCAAGCCTGCGGATGCGCAGGATATAGCGGCCAACAATCGCTGAACCTGCTTTACCCCTCCGTTTCACACTACCTCATCAGGCGCCCTAGTTGGCGCCTGATTTGGGTTTTGCAGCAGTATTTGACGAGCCACAAACTGCTCAAAGACCTGGGTGAGGGTTGCAGGGGCTGCCGCATCCAGCAGCCAGTTCTGCAACTGTGCAAGGCCGAGCACAGCCGCCTCAAAGCTGGAGAGTTGACCGGGCAGATGGGCCTTGCGAATGGCGTAGCCAGAATCACCCACATCCTGCAGCGCCACGCGTGGCAAGGTTTGCAGGGCGGGGTTGAGGTAGAGCATTTTGCGGCTTTTGCGCCAGGTGCCGTCGATGATGACCAGTCGCAATTGCTCGGGTGCTAGCGGCCACGGCTGGGGCAGGGCGCTGGCCTGCGCAAGGCCCAGCGTCGCATCTTGCTCGTGCGTGTCGGGGTAGAGCAGCAGGCTCTGGCGCGGGGCCTGTTCATGCCAGCTGCCTTGCAGGGCTTGCTGCAGCGTCTGGGCATCAAACTGCTCGCCCACCAAGACCCGGCTGTGGGGCAGGCACAGGTGCAGCAAATGACCTGTGCCCTTGGCCTCATGGACTTCCATGGGGTGCATGAGGATGAGTACTTCGACCTGATGCTCCACGGGCAGTGCCAGCGCGCAAATGCAGGTACGTAGCGCACGGTGGCAGTTGGGACAGCGAGGGCGTCGGTCAGTTTTGCTCATAATTTGAGAGCGTCTTGCGCTTGATAGATATGCGGTAGAGGCAGTTTTTATCTTGAATCAATGCCCCTGAAACAACAACGCCCGCAAGCGCAGGCTGCGGGCGTTGGTTTGAAGCGGGCAGGACTTGGAGCCTTACAGGCGGCCCTTGAAGTAGGTGGCCTTGTCCATGTCGGCCACGTCCACGCTCAGCTGCACATGCAGGCCAGCAGGCTGGGGCACGAGGCGGCGCAGCACTTCGGCGATACCGTCGGACATCTGCTTTTTGGCTTCTGTACTGCGGCCGGCCATCAGTTGCAGATGCACGTGTACAAAGCCGCGGTTATCGGGCTGGTTGCCGATGTAGACGTTGCTCATGTTCAGGCGCGCAATGCGCGATTTCACATCGGCTTCGTCGGTCACGGTGGGGTGAGCACAGACCACGGCATTGACTTCACGCATCAGCTCGCGCTCGTTCAGGCCGGTCAGGTTGTCGGTGTATTCAATATGCAGATGAGGCATGGTGTTCTTTCACTCAAAAAACGGGTGCCGTATTTACAGCATCTGGGTCGGCACTTTATGGCGCAGCTCGACTTGCTTGTTGCTGTCGTCCACAAACACCAGCTGGGGCTGGTGTTCGGCCACGTCTGTTTCATGCACCTGGGCGAAGGCGGCAATGATGAGCAAGTCGCCCACGCTGGCGCGGCGCGCTGCGGAGCCGTTGACAGAGATCATGCCGGTACCGCGCTCGCCCTTGATAGCGTAGGTCACAAAGCGCTCGCCGTTGTCGATATTCCAGATATGGACTTGTTCGTTTTCGACAATATTGGCGGCGTCCAGCAAGTCTTCATCAATCGCGCAGGAGCCTTCGTAGTGCAGCTCGCATTGCGTGGTCTTGACGCGGTGGATTTTGGATTTGAGCAGGGTGCGGAACATGGGTTTGTCTCTCTGGGTCGCTTTGCGCGTTTTGAATGGTGCAGGCCTGTGCTTGCAAAAAACCACGCAAGTCTAAATGCGATCGGGAAAAACCATGTAGTCCTCTGAGAGCATTGACAGAGAAATGTCGCCTAACTGCATTCCCGTTGCCGATAGCGGTGGCAACGGTCTGCGAAGACCAGCGGAACAAGGGCTCATGAAATTGTTGTTTTGTTGCCACTCTTAGGGTTGTAACTAATGTTTCATCTTCGCTTTGTTTAATGACTTCAGTCCCGGGCGGGGCCGAGCTTAGAAGCCTGCCACTGACCGCCCTGCAAGGACTTTCTCATTTCCATAAACACAGTGAACAGCATGAAACGAACATTCCTCGCCCTTGCCGCTTTGACCGCCTCTGTCGGTGCCATGGCCCAA harbors:
- the panD gene encoding aspartate 1-decarboxylase: MFRTLLKSKIHRVKTTQCELHYEGSCAIDEDLLDAANIVENEQVHIWNIDNGERFVTYAIKGERGTGMISVNGSAARRASVGDLLIIAAFAQVHETDVAEHQPQLVFVDDSNKQVELRHKVPTQML
- a CDS encoding DUF4148 domain-containing protein; this encodes MRSATRLLTALVLTASAAAAMAQGMPQNAAAPSKSRAEVKADLEMYQRSGLGYLPSPAAYIEVESSAEYRKAYAEYQRLLASPAYQEAVAKYQSGAK
- a CDS encoding 5-carboxymethyl-2-hydroxymuconate Delta-isomerase is translated as MPHLHIEYTDNLTGLNERELMREVNAVVCAHPTVTDEADVKSRIARLNMSNVYIGNQPDNRGFVHVHLQLMAGRSTEAKKQMSDGIAEVLRRLVPQPAGLHVQLSVDVADMDKATYFKGRL
- the pabB gene encoding aminodeoxychorismate synthase component I — translated: MKTVLDFTAPRQADAARLQHGFGAPEKVLQAHRPEDVAAVLEAVQQAAEQGQWCVGWLAYEAASAFDAAYAQTVHSAVPGQPLAWFGVHAAPQGAQAAPKPLPTPAVQWQTALSREQFDAHIARIHAAIAAGECYQINYTAPLSAKLEGADSLNSSALAQALFARLQQAQPGGYAALVDSGNMQVLSVSPELFFDWDGEQILTRPMKGTAARGQTPEADVLAAQTMRESVKERAENVMIVDLLRNDLSRIAEPHSVKVPQLFQVQALPAVWQMTSDVVARTRAGVRLVDVFGALFPCGSITGAPKRQAMRLIRELEPQPRGVYCGALGVVRPGSAPGRIHATFNVPIRTVVLQAGQLSCGIGSGITASANAGDEWMEWQHKQVFLRGLEEAGQG
- a CDS encoding tRNA-uridine aminocarboxypropyltransferase, producing the protein MSKTDRRPRCPNCHRALRTCICALALPVEHQVEVLILMHPMEVHEAKGTGHLLHLCLPHSRVLVGEQFDAQTLQQALQGSWHEQAPRQSLLLYPDTHEQDATLGLAQASALPQPWPLAPEQLRLVIIDGTWRKSRKMLYLNPALQTLPRVALQDVGDSGYAIRKAHLPGQLSSFEAAVLGLAQLQNWLLDAAAPATLTQVFEQFVARQILLQNPNQAPTRAPDEVV
- a CDS encoding DUF4274 domain-containing protein; its protein translation is MEDDDFDALYLDLMKEFLSTATPVQWLAVVTTMNYDNGSALPDWISKYPKLEPAVAKALYWYQQPGYFQHYASQDKVPSINQKGWARVQALSQRFADGNLAPATIGWDPANDLASPTGNEKHPGYDWTSEAVKGSDAMWAIPAIMLEAVPGTQPDIYAYVDEQGWEDGMPPHVQDELNAAMDGEEEDPED
- a CDS encoding aminotransferase class IV, which translates into the protein MNTHFEILETLALKDGRWQNWPLHWARLQITAHHFRYPLMQMQLESDMAQLAQKHAEGHWRVRLALSVTGAVQFTVVQLLPSAEPVKLQLARQPILNAVAQSDVVRFKTSVRHHYEVFEPKSTEVFDTVLFNENGQITEGTRGNIAMQLDGQWVTPALQCGLLPGVGRALALSQGRLVEKVIVIDDLRRVTGWAFVNSLRGWLDARLIA
- the yiaA gene encoding inner membrane protein YiaA — translated: MNSQAVSSHKPSSAFIGASWAALLLGIAAFMAGLWNANMQLNEKGFYFAVLVLGLYSAISLQKVVRDRLEGVAVTGIYYGISWVALLIAVLLLGTGLFNATLQLSEKGFYGMAFALALFGAIAVQKNTRDNLGAEDETSGFKRSKVERNGPTLVTTDPAKPADAQDIAANNR